Proteins encoded by one window of Martelella endophytica:
- a CDS encoding LysR substrate-binding domain-containing protein: MDLATLAVFRAVAREESITRAAELLGRVPSNVTTRIQQLEAEISVALFARETRRMVLTSEGKTYLDYAERILNLAEEARQQINPEGPGGTLRIGSMESTVASRLPSLLAAFNRDWPEMTIELSTAPTRQLVDAVQAHRIDCALIAIAADDGWSALDALETVPVFREQLVLLVPKGHRAVRAPADVEPIALAAFAPGCTYRMLAEEWLMGGSPARARLKIQEVGSYHAMFACTAAGSCVSVMPKSVADTLSHLGSVEEHELMAVDTHLAFRPGFATPAFLEWRKRLLTASDIEPSTSA, from the coding sequence ATGGACCTCGCCACACTCGCCGTCTTCAGGGCCGTCGCCAGAGAGGAAAGCATCACCCGGGCCGCCGAACTCCTGGGTCGCGTGCCATCGAACGTCACAACCCGAATCCAGCAGCTTGAGGCGGAGATTAGCGTGGCGCTGTTTGCCCGCGAGACGCGACGCATGGTGCTGACCAGCGAGGGTAAAACCTATCTCGACTATGCCGAACGCATTCTCAATCTCGCCGAAGAGGCGCGCCAGCAGATCAATCCCGAAGGACCCGGCGGCACACTGCGCATAGGCTCGATGGAAAGCACAGTCGCAAGCCGCCTGCCCTCATTGCTTGCCGCCTTCAACCGCGACTGGCCGGAGATGACGATCGAGCTCTCGACAGCGCCAACCCGCCAGCTTGTCGATGCGGTTCAGGCCCACCGTATCGACTGCGCCCTCATCGCCATTGCGGCGGACGATGGCTGGAGCGCGCTCGACGCGCTGGAAACAGTCCCCGTCTTTCGCGAGCAGCTCGTCCTGCTCGTGCCAAAGGGGCACCGCGCGGTTCGCGCGCCAGCGGACGTGGAACCGATAGCACTGGCTGCCTTCGCGCCGGGCTGCACCTACCGCATGCTGGCGGAGGAGTGGCTGATGGGCGGAAGCCCCGCCCGCGCACGCCTGAAAATCCAGGAGGTCGGCTCCTATCACGCCATGTTCGCCTGCACCGCGGCAGGATCCTGCGTCAGCGTCATGCCGAAAAGCGTCGCCGACACGCTGTCCCATCTCGGCTCCGTGGAGGAGCATGAACTGATGGCTGTCGACACCCACCTGGCCTTCCGGCCAGGGTTCGCCACTCCTGCATTCCTCGAATGGCGCAAACGTCTCCTGACGGCCTCGGACATCGAACCTTCCACGAGCGCATGA